From one Chryseobacterium sp. 3008163 genomic stretch:
- the dacB gene encoding D-alanyl-D-alanine carboxypeptidase/D-alanyl-D-alanine-endopeptidase yields the protein MINYRKYISGITVLATGFFLAQSTVSTVLYSPNFESQKSGLNLPSPAAAIEKAFLSPKELVDVNLNTMMTDPVLKNATWGFVVYDPKTKKVISSYNENTPLVPASTTKLLTTETALHLLGENYRWMTQLEYSGEIDENGVLNGNLYIVGSGDPSLGTNKAGAWSYKEIVSDFVSGMSREGIKKVNGDIIIQTALFKGNISRLPENVVWLENNNYYLPVGTTREINPANEKLIVKKGNNSASDKKYFYVSPYANQMVYAEKYDGDGVLTTKLPDAPAFLANSFRATLVKSGVGVTGKVTPKTTDAAPEVRKMISAYKSPTLSDIIYYTNQRSDNGLAEALLKTVGFQKMGDQTSESGRIVVNEHLKDVAFDLEGLNYMDGSGLSRSNHVTPISQVKFLTSLMNQKYYKTYFDSLPIAGQTGTLKGMFKIEGNGQIFAKTGTLNKVKALTGYMKTNTGRTLVFSILVNNYAGSVAQVKSKMEKILQPALDL from the coding sequence ATGATAAATTACAGAAAGTATATTTCAGGTATTACGGTTTTGGCCACTGGTTTTTTCCTTGCCCAATCTACCGTATCTACAGTTCTTTATTCTCCAAATTTCGAAAGTCAAAAAAGCGGATTAAACTTACCTTCTCCTGCAGCAGCGATTGAAAAAGCTTTTTTGTCTCCTAAAGAACTTGTAGATGTTAACCTAAACACAATGATGACAGATCCCGTATTGAAAAATGCAACTTGGGGATTTGTAGTCTATGACCCGAAAACGAAGAAGGTAATCTCTTCGTACAACGAAAACACTCCGCTTGTTCCTGCTTCTACCACCAAATTATTGACCACAGAAACTGCTTTGCATCTGTTGGGAGAAAATTACCGTTGGATGACGCAGCTTGAATATTCAGGAGAAATCGACGAAAATGGAGTTTTGAACGGTAATCTTTATATTGTAGGTAGCGGCGACCCATCGTTGGGAACCAACAAAGCTGGAGCTTGGTCTTACAAAGAAATCGTTTCAGACTTCGTGAGTGGAATGTCTCGTGAGGGAATCAAAAAGGTAAATGGTGATATTATTATTCAGACAGCGCTTTTCAAAGGTAACATTTCGAGACTTCCGGAAAATGTTGTGTGGCTAGAAAACAATAATTACTATCTGCCCGTTGGTACAACTCGTGAGATTAATCCTGCAAACGAAAAACTGATCGTTAAAAAAGGTAATAACTCAGCATCAGATAAAAAATATTTCTACGTTTCACCTTACGCCAATCAAATGGTGTATGCTGAAAAGTATGATGGTGATGGAGTTTTAACCACTAAACTTCCTGATGCACCTGCGTTTTTGGCAAATTCATTCCGTGCAACTTTGGTGAAAAGCGGAGTAGGTGTTACCGGAAAAGTAACTCCAAAAACTACAGATGCAGCTCCGGAAGTAAGAAAAATGATTTCCGCATACAAATCTCCAACGTTGTCAGATATTATCTATTACACCAATCAGCGTAGTGATAACGGATTGGCAGAAGCGCTACTGAAAACAGTTGGTTTCCAGAAAATGGGCGACCAGACTTCAGAATCGGGTAGAATTGTGGTGAATGAACATTTGAAAGATGTCGCTTTCGATCTAGAAGGTTTAAATTATATGGATGGAAGCGGATTGTCTAGAAGCAATCATGTAACTCCAATTTCTCAGGTGAAGTTTTTAACTTCTTTGATGAACCAAAAATATTATAAAACATATTTCGATTCTTTACCGATTGCAGGGCAAACTGGAACTTTAAAAGGTATGTTTAAAATTGAAGGAAACGGACAAATTTTTGCAAAAACAGGAACCTTAAATAAAGTGAAAGCTTTGACAGGTTATATGAAAACGAATACAGGCAGAACTTTAGTTTTTTCTATCTTGGTTAACAATTATGCTGGTTCTGTTGCTCAGGTAAAAAGCAAAATGGAAAAAATTCTTCAGCCGGCTTTGGATCTTTAG
- a CDS encoding CopD family protein yields MLYTIIKALHIIFMVSYFAGIFYLVRIFVYYKDTDAFEEDKKRILREQYIFMARRLWNIITVPAGVIMTVCGLIMIFLNPALMKMPWFHLKLTFLIGLALFHYWAWKKLNQIKKLNGETLSTSNVKLRQINEIATFILFLVVFTVILKSSVIEYWWQLITGFFVLVFLIMMTVKLVNKGKKNK; encoded by the coding sequence ATGCTGTATACCATCATCAAGGCGTTGCATATTATTTTTATGGTCAGTTATTTTGCGGGAATTTTTTATCTCGTGAGAATTTTTGTGTACTATAAAGACACCGATGCTTTTGAGGAAGATAAAAAGAGAATCCTCAGAGAACAATATATCTTTATGGCTCGCAGATTATGGAATATCATCACCGTTCCTGCAGGCGTTATCATGACTGTTTGTGGTTTAATAATGATTTTTCTCAATCCTGCTTTAATGAAAATGCCTTGGTTTCATTTAAAATTAACTTTTCTGATAGGATTGGCACTCTTCCATTATTGGGCTTGGAAAAAATTAAATCAAATTAAAAAGCTGAACGGCGAAACTTTGTCTACCTCAAATGTAAAGCTGCGACAAATCAATGAGATAGCAACATTTATTCTGTTTCTGGTTGTGTTTACAGTAATTTTAAAGTCTTCCGTAATAGAATATTGGTGGCAATTAATCACAGGATTTTTCGTTCTGGTATTTTTGATCATGATGACGGTGAAATTGGTGAATAAGGGTAAGAAAAATAAATAA
- a CDS encoding cupin-like domain-containing protein → MKLSQIIRAKNIDADDFLKQYMKAGKPIILKDFIEPDSPAFQKWNYEYFKEIAGETKVNVYGSEIESIDRVASKPVGETTFAEYLDLITTKITEHRLFLFNLLSLKPELKNDIHYKDITKGKVLKWLPFMFFGGQGSITRNHIDIDMSHVFLSQFQGVKRVWLFPWEQSDLMYKLPYNFHSLVNLQEPDYEKYPALKRLRGYEAVIHPGEILYIPSGWWHYIQYETEGYSVSVRALPSSALEKWRGFKNLVIIRHFDNLMRRIFKDKWFNYKVRVANKRAERAIGNFDNLDFTVEL, encoded by the coding sequence ATGAAATTATCTCAGATTATACGAGCAAAAAATATAGACGCTGATGACTTTTTGAAACAATATATGAAAGCGGGGAAACCTATTATTTTAAAGGATTTTATAGAACCAGACAGTCCCGCATTTCAAAAATGGAATTACGAATATTTTAAAGAGATTGCAGGAGAAACAAAGGTCAATGTTTACGGCAGCGAAATAGAATCTATTGATCGGGTTGCCAGTAAACCTGTTGGCGAAACTACATTTGCAGAATATTTAGATTTAATTACAACTAAAATTACTGAGCACCGTTTATTTTTATTTAATCTTTTAAGCTTAAAACCTGAGCTCAAAAATGACATTCATTATAAAGATATTACCAAAGGAAAGGTTTTGAAATGGCTGCCTTTTATGTTTTTTGGCGGACAAGGTTCTATTACAAGAAATCATATTGACATTGATATGTCGCATGTTTTTTTATCTCAATTTCAAGGCGTCAAAAGAGTGTGGCTGTTTCCGTGGGAGCAATCTGATTTAATGTACAAATTGCCATACAATTTTCATAGTTTAGTTAACCTTCAGGAGCCAGATTATGAAAAATATCCGGCATTAAAACGTTTAAGAGGTTACGAAGCAGTCATTCACCCCGGTGAGATTTTATATATCCCTTCAGGTTGGTGGCATTACATTCAATATGAAACGGAAGGCTATTCTGTTTCTGTGAGAGCTCTTCCATCAAGTGCGCTTGAAAAATGGAGAGGTTTTAAAAATTTGGTCATCATCAGACATTTTGATAATCTGATGCGAAGAATTTTTAAAGATAAATGGTTTAATTATAAAGTGAGAGTTGCCAATAAGCGCGCTGAAAGAGCCATTGGAAATTTCGACAATCTTGATTTTACAGTTGAACTGTAA
- the gldG gene encoding gliding motility-associated ABC transporter substrate-binding protein GldG, with translation MKKISLKSPFGILLFVILPLSIILMFSGIRLDLTKEKRYTLSESTVKILESIKKPVTVDVYLEGDFPASFKQLQSETRFMLEEFRKINPKIDFKFIDPIKTKMSQDTLMAMGMQPSVLPDNKDGKITQIYLFPYAVVKQGQNGASIPLVVQQANINADEQIRKSIENLEYNLVSNIKSVSTNQRKKVGILVNQDELRPEEFQGFMNLALESYDAGPVIPKNNVELTLADLPLLKQMSALVIAKPRKAFTDGEKVILDQYIMNGGKTLWMIDAVNAEMDTLTKSKKVMPFPVDINMTDFFFNYGLRINPALVKDVKKFALLKLVTGEVAGNAQYTKLPWPYFPLGIAENNNPITKNINPVKFEFPTSIDTLGGKKFKTNVLFESSERTLLKQVPNYVELSEIASVDSLGQMEKPSTPKIFAVALEGKFSSAYASRIERQSYPGFKATSPENKMIVIADGDVGRNKTHKGEALPLGVDRLTDEQFGNEQFLRNALDYLLDDSNLMGLRNRNIEERLLDRHRISEEKANWQWFNLLLPLAIIGLLGGLFFWLRKKKFG, from the coding sequence ATGAAGAAGATATCCCTAAAATCTCCGTTCGGAATTTTACTGTTTGTCATTTTACCTTTAAGCATCATCCTGATGTTTTCAGGAATTCGGTTGGATTTAACCAAAGAAAAAAGATACACGCTTTCTGAAAGCACTGTGAAAATTTTAGAATCGATTAAAAAACCGGTGACTGTAGATGTTTATTTGGAAGGAGATTTTCCGGCAAGCTTTAAACAATTGCAGAGCGAGACCAGATTTATGCTCGAAGAATTTAGAAAGATCAATCCGAAAATTGATTTTAAATTCATAGATCCTATCAAAACCAAAATGTCTCAGGACACGTTGATGGCAATGGGAATGCAGCCTTCGGTGCTTCCGGATAATAAAGATGGAAAGATTACACAGATTTACCTGTTTCCTTATGCTGTGGTAAAACAGGGTCAAAATGGAGCTTCTATTCCATTGGTTGTGCAGCAGGCAAATATCAATGCTGATGAACAAATAAGAAAGTCAATTGAAAATTTAGAATATAATTTAGTTTCAAATATCAAATCGGTTTCAACAAATCAAAGAAAAAAGGTTGGGATTTTGGTGAATCAGGACGAGTTGAGACCTGAAGAATTTCAAGGGTTCATGAATCTGGCTTTAGAAAGTTATGATGCAGGTCCTGTGATTCCAAAAAATAATGTTGAACTGACTTTGGCAGATTTACCATTATTAAAGCAAATGAGCGCTTTGGTTATCGCAAAGCCTCGCAAAGCATTTACCGACGGCGAAAAAGTGATTTTGGATCAATACATCATGAATGGCGGAAAAACACTTTGGATGATTGATGCCGTGAATGCTGAAATGGATACACTAACGAAATCAAAAAAAGTAATGCCCTTTCCGGTTGACATCAATATGACCGATTTTTTCTTCAATTATGGTTTGAGAATTAATCCGGCTTTGGTAAAGGATGTGAAGAAATTTGCTTTGCTGAAATTGGTAACGGGTGAAGTAGCAGGAAACGCACAATATACAAAGCTTCCTTGGCCCTATTTTCCATTAGGAATTGCTGAAAACAACAATCCGATTACTAAAAATATCAATCCTGTAAAGTTTGAATTTCCAACTTCTATCGATACTTTGGGTGGAAAGAAATTTAAAACCAATGTTCTTTTTGAATCAAGCGAGAGAACCTTATTAAAGCAGGTTCCTAATTATGTTGAGCTAAGTGAAATTGCCAGCGTCGACAGCCTCGGACAAATGGAAAAACCGAGCACGCCAAAGATTTTCGCCGTTGCTTTAGAAGGGAAATTCTCGTCTGCTTACGCATCACGAATCGAAAGACAATCGTATCCTGGCTTTAAAGCAACAAGTCCGGAAAATAAAATGATTGTCATTGCGGACGGTGATGTCGGCAGAAATAAAACACACAAAGGCGAAGCTTTACCTCTTGGTGTGGATCGTTTGACCGACGAACAGTTTGGTAATGAGCAGTTCCTGAGAAATGCCTTAGATTACCTTCTCGACGACAGTAACCTGATGGGATTGAGAAACAGAAACATCGAAGAACGTCTTTTGGATCGTCACAGAATCAGTGAAGAAAAGGCAAATTGGCAATGGTTTAATTTACTGCTTCCTTTAGCGATTATCGGCCTTTTGGGAGGTTTGTTTTTCTGGTTAAGAAAAAAGAAATTTGGATAG
- a CDS encoding M1 family aminopeptidase → MKKFYLLILGVLVCQTVLAQENIEMKGLMAKEMKSFTAKMNAGNTNPNTLNYDLQYQRMDVSLNPSVAQISGSVTSHFKPTQAMSSIYFDLTNQLTVSQVTFHGQPLAFQQLATKEVKIDFTSSLPANVLDSLTIQYSGNPPTNNNAFFTNSQGGTPVLSTLNEPYGAQDWFPTKQSLNDKIERFDIKVTTPSQYSVASNGRLMSETILGSGQKLTFWRTQYPTAAYLVALSITNFVKLNDTMGNPPFPFVNYIYPGTSTNVGSMANIEWTKTVMNTFETYFGPYPFRNEKYGHMEFTAGGGMEHQTMSSMGSWSKQLIAHELAHQWFGDKVTCGAWNDIWLNEGFATFGEHVAYEKLLMTNTEFLNYLLSEKNYITSATGGSVYVADANLGSVGTIFSGRLSYSKGGYVVRMIKWILGETVFYQALKDYHARPNLAYNYVKTSDLNASLLQSTGRDFTGFFNDWIYGQGYPTYDIRWKQTGNQVTFKAGQTQSHASVSFFDMPLPIKVNGTGGQVAYFALNNTSNNQYFTETVSFPVASVQFNYEYQILEKNSTVAQDNTLSTSEAVLDQLSIYPNPAKDELFISGLKKQTDYNIVTADGRLVKKGNTEKKIDISALEKGVYFITIQQLNLKFIKE, encoded by the coding sequence ATGAAAAAGTTTTATCTTCTAATTTTAGGTGTTTTAGTATGTCAAACCGTTTTAGCTCAGGAAAATATTGAAATGAAAGGCTTGATGGCAAAAGAAATGAAGTCTTTTACCGCAAAAATGAATGCTGGAAATACCAATCCGAATACATTAAACTACGATTTGCAGTATCAGAGAATGGATGTTTCATTGAATCCGTCTGTTGCACAGATTTCAGGTTCTGTGACTTCTCATTTCAAGCCAACTCAAGCAATGAGTAGTATTTATTTTGATTTAACGAACCAACTGACGGTTTCTCAAGTTACTTTTCATGGTCAGCCCTTAGCTTTTCAGCAGTTGGCAACCAAAGAAGTGAAAATTGATTTTACATCATCACTTCCTGCCAATGTTTTAGATTCTTTAACGATACAATACAGCGGAAATCCTCCTACAAATAATAATGCATTCTTCACCAATAGTCAAGGTGGAACGCCAGTTCTTTCTACTTTAAACGAACCTTACGGTGCACAAGATTGGTTTCCGACTAAGCAAAGTTTAAATGATAAAATTGAAAGATTTGATATTAAAGTAACAACTCCTTCACAATATAGTGTAGCATCAAACGGGAGATTAATGAGCGAAACAATTCTGGGAAGCGGACAAAAATTAACGTTTTGGAGAACACAATATCCCACGGCAGCCTATTTGGTGGCTCTATCAATTACGAATTTTGTTAAATTGAATGATACGATGGGAAATCCGCCATTTCCTTTTGTGAATTATATCTATCCTGGAACGTCTACTAATGTAGGCAGCATGGCAAATATTGAATGGACGAAGACCGTAATGAATACTTTTGAAACCTACTTCGGACCTTATCCTTTCAGAAATGAAAAATATGGTCACATGGAATTCACCGCAGGTGGCGGAATGGAGCATCAAACGATGTCTTCCATGGGAAGTTGGAGCAAACAATTGATTGCTCACGAACTTGCCCATCAATGGTTCGGAGATAAAGTGACCTGTGGTGCTTGGAATGATATCTGGCTGAATGAAGGTTTTGCTACATTTGGAGAGCATGTTGCATATGAAAAATTGTTGATGACCAATACTGAATTTCTAAATTATCTTTTAAGCGAGAAAAATTATATTACCAGTGCTACAGGTGGCAGTGTGTATGTTGCAGACGCTAATTTAGGAAGTGTAGGGACAATATTTAGCGGAAGACTATCTTATTCTAAAGGAGGATATGTTGTAAGAATGATCAAATGGATTCTTGGTGAAACTGTATTTTATCAGGCTTTAAAAGATTATCATGCAAGACCAAATTTAGCTTATAATTATGTGAAAACATCAGACTTAAATGCTTCACTGTTGCAGTCTACTGGGAGAGATTTTACAGGTTTTTTCAATGACTGGATTTATGGTCAGGGTTACCCGACTTATGATATCAGATGGAAACAGACTGGAAATCAAGTAACTTTCAAAGCAGGACAAACTCAAAGTCATGCGTCAGTAAGCTTTTTTGACATGCCATTGCCTATAAAAGTAAATGGAACGGGTGGGCAGGTTGCTTATTTTGCTTTAAATAATACTTCAAATAATCAATATTTTACAGAAACTGTTTCATTTCCGGTCGCAAGCGTACAATTTAATTATGAGTATCAGATTCTGGAAAAAAACTCTACTGTTGCACAAGATAATACTTTGAGTACTTCAGAGGCTGTATTAGATCAATTGTCTATTTATCCAAATCCTGCAAAAGACGAATTGTTTATTTCAGGTTTAAAAAAGCAAACCGATTACAATATTGTTACGGCTGATGGCAGATTGGTGAAAAAAGGAAATACAGAAAAGAAAATTGATATTTCTGCATTAGAAAAAGGTGTTTACTTTATAACCATTCAACAGTTGAATCTAAAATTTATAAAGGAGTAA
- a CDS encoding outer membrane beta-barrel family protein translates to MVYLFNTENHLVKSTITQDAKFEFHQLQSNNYYLQISSDETVQKEKPFYLDKNLDLKIIYEPKVQQIEEVNLVGKKNNFKVENGNITLEVANSPLNKLPTSTELLSKLPFVMMDVNGEGLSFVGKGVPLLYIDNQRVDFATLSGIAVDDIKSVEIIRNPSVKYESEGKAVIKINLKKSRKDGTQLSISETATFQKRFRNHFTVNYQQKKNKTEWKLNAAYNQINHWESNGFEYSVPSKNIYSDYVITSITKRPQTIFGGSLYHELNDGDYITLTINSNFRPDKGDNNTNTLYSENGNSSYIKTLNQQDSKRSTINSIFNYNKKITNWDANIFTGLQYNRESNNVDYIFYNDINNSGYEFSQFRSRLYSGNVYSGRIDFEKKFNEKHVLELGGSYTSAETNTDNTTDYRNNLAIEYYKYQFKESNLASYANFGLDINKWNLKGGIRMETTSTKGFEPIIYEIKIERDYVDWFPNAEVNFKQSEDYTYTLNFRKSISRPNYGNLAAGGLYGSPYVEYVGNPDLVPTYTNTVSFTSNLKKWSLNASFYTSKNPIGYTLVYDESRNISKFTMVNFEKEFGTNVGLDFPIEWKKWTSQNSLSLNYDKTEDSLAVIKKSTPYLYFSTNNTFTLLKHLSFLLDGSYITKRTAGLYEVNDMCLVNLGLTSSVSNFDFTVRYNDVFNQMNYIQKVSYNQMTSTGTFFGNTPTLSFAVKYNFGKLLKSNYKQNTVNETSDRL, encoded by the coding sequence GTGGTTTATTTATTTAATACCGAAAATCATTTGGTGAAATCTACTATCACTCAGGATGCAAAATTCGAGTTTCATCAGTTACAATCAAACAATTATTATCTTCAAATTTCTTCGGATGAAACTGTTCAGAAAGAAAAACCATTTTATTTAGATAAAAATTTAGATTTAAAAATTATTTACGAACCAAAAGTTCAACAGATTGAGGAAGTTAATCTCGTTGGGAAGAAAAATAATTTCAAAGTTGAAAACGGAAATATCACTTTGGAGGTCGCCAACTCACCGCTTAATAAGTTACCAACCTCCACAGAATTATTATCGAAATTACCTTTTGTAATGATGGATGTCAATGGCGAAGGGCTTTCATTTGTCGGAAAAGGCGTTCCGTTATTGTATATTGACAACCAAAGAGTAGATTTTGCAACCTTATCAGGAATTGCCGTAGACGACATCAAATCTGTAGAAATTATCAGAAATCCATCCGTAAAATATGAGTCGGAAGGGAAAGCTGTCATTAAGATCAATCTCAAAAAAAGCAGAAAAGACGGTACTCAGCTCAGCATTTCTGAAACGGCGACTTTTCAAAAACGATTCAGAAATCATTTCACAGTCAATTATCAGCAGAAAAAAAATAAAACAGAGTGGAAACTCAATGCCGCATACAATCAAATCAATCATTGGGAAAGTAACGGTTTCGAATATTCGGTACCCAGCAAAAATATTTATTCTGATTATGTGATTACCTCGATTACCAAACGTCCACAAACCATTTTTGGAGGAAGTTTATATCATGAATTGAATGATGGAGACTATATTACTTTAACGATCAACAGTAATTTTAGACCAGATAAAGGTGATAATAATACCAACACGTTGTACTCTGAAAATGGAAATTCTTCTTACATCAAAACACTGAATCAGCAGGACAGTAAACGGTCAACTATTAATTCCATATTTAATTACAATAAAAAAATAACGAATTGGGATGCAAACATTTTTACAGGACTTCAATACAACAGAGAAAGTAATAATGTCGACTACATTTTTTACAATGATATTAATAATTCAGGGTATGAATTCAGCCAGTTTCGTAGTCGACTGTATTCCGGGAACGTGTATTCCGGGAGAATTGATTTTGAAAAGAAATTTAATGAAAAACATGTTTTAGAATTGGGAGGAAGCTACACAAGCGCCGAAACCAATACAGACAACACCACCGATTACCGGAATAATCTGGCAATTGAATACTATAAATATCAATTTAAAGAAAGTAATTTAGCATCTTATGCCAATTTTGGTTTGGATATCAATAAATGGAACCTTAAAGGTGGAATAAGAATGGAAACCACTTCTACAAAAGGTTTTGAACCGATTATTTATGAAATTAAAATCGAAAGAGATTATGTGGACTGGTTTCCCAATGCAGAAGTAAATTTTAAGCAAAGTGAAGATTATACATACACATTAAATTTCAGAAAAAGCATTTCAAGACCTAACTATGGGAATCTTGCTGCCGGCGGATTATACGGAAGTCCGTATGTAGAATATGTAGGAAATCCTGATTTGGTTCCGACTTATACTAACACGGTTTCTTTCACAAGTAATCTGAAGAAATGGTCTTTGAATGCATCTTTTTACACCAGTAAAAATCCGATTGGTTACACTTTGGTTTATGATGAAAGCAGAAATATTTCAAAGTTCACAATGGTTAATTTCGAAAAAGAATTTGGGACAAATGTAGGTCTGGACTTCCCAATTGAATGGAAAAAATGGACTTCACAAAACAGTTTGTCTTTAAATTATGATAAGACCGAAGATTCTTTAGCCGTCATCAAAAAATCTACACCTTACCTTTACTTCTCAACCAACAATACGTTTACTTTGTTGAAGCATTTGTCATTTTTACTCGATGGATCTTATATTACCAAACGCACGGCAGGATTGTATGAAGTAAATGACATGTGTTTGGTTAATCTCGGACTTACTTCTTCCGTTTCAAATTTTGATTTTACAGTTCGTTACAATGATGTTTTTAATCAAATGAATTATATTCAGAAAGTGAGCTATAATCAGATGACTTCCACAGGAACTTTTTTTGGGAACACACCTACTCTATCTTTTGCTGTAAAATATAATTTCGGAAAGCTGCTCAAATCAAATTACAAGCAAAATACGGTGAATGAGACTTCGGATAGGCTTTAG
- the kbl gene encoding glycine C-acetyltransferase: MISEKYLENLQNELKNIENDGLFKTERIITSQQSAEIEANGKKLLNFCANNYLGLSNHPEVMKASQDMIESHGYGMSSVRFICGTQDIHKQLEAKIAQFLGLEDTILYAACFDANGGVFEPLFTDEDAIISDELNHASIIDGVRLCKAARYRYKNNNMADLEAQLIAASEKNHRFKIIVTDGVFSMDGIVADLKGVCDLADKYNALVMVDDSHATGFIGKTGRGTHEANEVMGRVDIITSTLGKALGGALGGFTSGKKEIIDMLRQRSRPYLFSNSLAPGIVGAALKVLDMISDDTSLRDQVMENAEYFRKEMKAKGFDIPEGDAAIVPVMLYDAKLAQKMAEKLMDEGIYVIGFFYPVVPKEKARIRVQLSAAHTRAHLDKAIVAFEKVGKELGVIS; this comes from the coding sequence ATGATCTCTGAAAAGTATCTTGAAAATCTACAGAACGAACTTAAAAATATTGAAAACGACGGTCTTTTTAAAACAGAAAGAATCATCACGTCACAGCAAAGTGCTGAAATTGAAGCCAACGGAAAGAAATTGTTAAATTTCTGTGCCAACAATTATCTTGGACTTTCAAACCATCCGGAAGTGATGAAAGCTTCTCAGGACATGATAGAATCTCATGGTTACGGGATGTCTTCGGTACGTTTTATCTGCGGAACTCAGGATATTCACAAGCAATTGGAAGCGAAAATTGCTCAGTTTTTAGGTCTTGAAGACACGATTCTATATGCAGCTTGTTTTGATGCAAATGGCGGAGTTTTCGAACCTTTATTCACTGATGAAGATGCAATTATTTCAGATGAATTGAATCATGCTTCGATTATTGACGGGGTTCGTCTTTGTAAAGCAGCCAGATATCGTTATAAAAATAATAATATGGCAGATCTTGAGGCGCAATTGATTGCTGCTTCAGAGAAAAATCATAGATTCAAAATCATCGTTACCGACGGCGTTTTCTCAATGGACGGAATTGTTGCTGACCTGAAAGGAGTTTGCGATTTAGCAGACAAATACAATGCTTTGGTGATGGTTGATGATTCTCACGCAACGGGTTTCATCGGTAAAACTGGTCGTGGAACTCACGAGGCAAACGAAGTGATGGGTAGAGTAGATATTATTACTTCTACGCTTGGAAAGGCTTTAGGTGGTGCGTTAGGCGGATTTACTTCAGGTAAAAAAGAAATCATCGATATGTTGAGACAACGTTCTCGTCCGTATTTATTCTCAAACTCATTGGCTCCCGGAATTGTTGGAGCAGCTTTGAAAGTTTTGGATATGATTTCAGATGATACTTCACTTCGTGACCAAGTCATGGAAAATGCAGAATATTTCAGAAAAGAAATGAAAGCAAAAGGTTTTGATATTCCTGAAGGTGATGCTGCGATTGTTCCTGTGATGTTGTATGATGCAAAACTAGCTCAGAAAATGGCTGAAAAATTGATGGATGAGGGAATTTACGTGATTGGATTCTTCTATCCGGTAGTACCGAAAGAAAAAGCGAGAATCAGAGTGCAGCTTTCTGCCGCTCACACAAGAGCGCATTTAGATAAAGCGATTGTCGCTTTTGAAAAAGTTGGAAAAGAATTAGGAGTAATTTCTTAA
- a CDS encoding ABC transporter permease: MFAIFKKELWSYFGNWSAWVIIAAFSLITTLFLFFFENESNIFDIGLASLQSYFVLVPWLLMFIIPALSMKTFAEEQQTGTLNWLFSQPLKVSELVFGKFLSVWVVGILCLIPSLIYLYTVYVLGVPEGNVDLGMTFGSYFGLIILIATFAGVGILASSLSQNQIMAYLLGVFMCFIMYFGIEQLASYKLLGGADFILQNIGFYQHFLGFTRGLIDFKDVAYFVFVIGLTLALSNHFITKKK; the protein is encoded by the coding sequence ATGTTTGCAATTTTTAAAAAAGAACTTTGGAGTTATTTCGGTAACTGGAGCGCATGGGTAATCATTGCCGCTTTCAGTCTGATAACAACATTGTTTCTATTTTTTTTCGAGAACGAGTCTAATATCTTCGACATCGGTTTGGCTTCTTTACAAAGCTATTTCGTTTTGGTGCCGTGGCTTTTGATGTTTATCATTCCGGCATTGTCAATGAAAACTTTTGCGGAAGAACAGCAAACCGGAACATTGAACTGGCTGTTTTCTCAACCTCTGAAAGTTTCAGAATTGGTTTTTGGGAAATTTCTTTCGGTTTGGGTGGTCGGAATTTTATGTCTGATTCCTTCGCTGATTTATCTGTACACTGTTTACGTTTTAGGTGTTCCGGAAGGAAATGTCGATTTGGGAATGACGTTCGGAAGTTATTTTGGACTGATTATTCTGATTGCAACATTTGCAGGAGTAGGAATTTTAGCTTCTTCGCTTTCACAAAATCAAATCATGGCATATTTGCTTGGCGTTTTCATGTGTTTCATCATGTATTTCGGGATTGAGCAGCTGGCGAGTTATAAATTGCTGGGCGGAGCAGACTTTATCCTTCAGAATATTGGTTTTTATCAGCATTTCTTAGGCTTCACAAGAGGTTTAATCGATTTTAAAGATGTTGCCTATTTTGTATTCGTTATCGGTCTTACATTAGCATTGTCTAATCATTTTATCACTAAAAAGAAGTAA